In Chloroflexota bacterium, the genomic window AGACACGTTACACACCGCCGCCCCTTTTTAGGGTTGCATAGAGCGCGCCCCACTCCTCCAAGGATAGCGTCTCCGCCCGCCGCTCCGGCGCGATGTTTGCCGCCCCTAGGGCGGCGATGACCGACTCTCGGGGCAGGCTGAGCCCCCGCGTGAGACAGTTGGCGAGCTGTTTCCGCCTGGCGCTGAAGCCCGCACGAACGACTTCGAAGAAGGCTGCCATCTCCTTCGCAGGGACGACCTTCGGCTGTGGGCGAACGTCCAGCCGCAGGATGGCCGACTCCACCTTCGGCGGAGGATAGAAGCTCCCAGGCTTCACCAGGTCAATGATCTTCGGCTCGGCGTAGAGCTGTGTCGAAACGCTAAGGAGGCTCATATCGCCGGGCTTTGCCGAGATGTTCTGCGCCACTTCGCGCTGGACCAGGACCACCAGGGTCGTCGGGCGGACGCCCGACTCCAGGAAGGCGCGGATGATGGCGGTGGCGACGTTATAGGGCAAGTTGGCCACCACCTTATAAGGAGGCCTGGCCCTCTGGCTCTTCAAGACGGCCTCCGGCGCAAGCTCCAGCATATCGCCGATGACGACGGTGAGTTTTTCGGAGGCCATCTCCTCCATCACTACACCGGCCATCTGCTCGTCCTTCTCCACCGCGATGACGCGCCTGGCCTTTGCCAGCAGGAT contains:
- the rsmA gene encoding ribosomal RNA small subunit methyltransferase A; the protein is MSDAASAKALLDRYGLSARKSLGQHFLFDRNILLRIAGAADITPNDTIVEVGPGLGSLTRILLAKARRVIAVEKDEQMAGVVMEEMASEKLTVVIGDMLELAPEAVLKSQRARPPYKVVANLPYNVATAIIRAFLESGVRPTTLVVLVQREVAQNISAKPGDMSLLSVSTQLYAEPKIIDLVKPGSFYPPPKVESAILRLDVRPQPKVVPAKEMAAFFEVVRAGFSARRKQLANCLTRGLSLPRESVIAALGAANIAPERRAETLSLEEWGALYATLKRGGGV